The Blattabacterium sp. DPU genome includes a window with the following:
- a CDS encoding dihydrolipoamide acetyltransferase family protein gives MAEYNLTLPAMGESIAEATIIRWLKKEGDSVKKEDLLVEIATDKVDSEISSPVNGILKKKLFAPNEVAKVGSFIAILETEEKYSLEEIPIEKKKKRFYSPLVRTIANKEGISLYELDTIEGTGDKGRLTKKDILEYIRIKNNTIVIPNHVISTKNNEEIIEMDRMRKITAEHMVSSKNISAHVTSFVEADVTNIVKWREKIKDTFQRNTGEKLTLMSVFVECVVKAIKDLPMINISVNGTSIIKKRNIHIGLATALPNGNLIVPVIKNADSYNLVGLIKIINDLIKRAKSNQLKPEEIQGGTYTISNIGSFGNLFGTPIIHQPQVAIMAIGLIQKKLSIIETPKGDLIGIRHKTYLSHSYDHRVIDGVLGGCFAKKVALYLEKFNCYTKI, from the coding sequence ATGGCCGAGTATAATTTGACCCTTCCAGCCATGGGTGAAAGTATAGCCGAGGCTACTATCATTCGTTGGTTAAAAAAAGAGGGAGATTCTGTAAAAAAAGAAGATCTTTTAGTAGAGATAGCTACAGATAAAGTAGATTCTGAAATATCTTCTCCTGTCAATGGTATTTTGAAAAAAAAATTATTTGCTCCTAATGAAGTTGCTAAAGTGGGGAGTTTTATTGCTATTTTAGAAACGGAAGAAAAATATTCTTTAGAGGAGATTCCAATAGAAAAAAAGAAAAAACGCTTTTATTCTCCTCTTGTCCGTACTATTGCCAATAAAGAAGGAATTAGTTTGTATGAATTGGATACCATAGAAGGAACTGGAGATAAAGGACGTCTTACTAAAAAAGATATATTAGAATACATCCGTATTAAAAATAATACGATTGTTATTCCTAATCATGTTATAAGTACTAAAAATAATGAAGAAATCATTGAAATGGATAGAATGCGTAAAATTACTGCAGAACATATGGTTAGTAGTAAAAATATTTCCGCACATGTTACTTCTTTTGTTGAAGCGGATGTGACTAATATAGTAAAATGGAGAGAAAAAATAAAAGACACTTTTCAGAGGAATACAGGAGAAAAATTAACCTTAATGTCCGTTTTTGTAGAATGTGTAGTGAAAGCCATAAAAGATCTTCCTATGATAAATATTTCCGTAAATGGAACAAGCATAATAAAAAAAAGAAATATTCATATAGGATTAGCTACAGCTTTACCTAATGGTAATTTAATTGTTCCTGTTATAAAAAATGCAGATTCTTATAATTTGGTAGGATTAATAAAAATAATTAATGATTTGATAAAAAGAGCGAAATCTAATCAATTAAAGCCTGAAGAAATACAAGGAGGTACTTATACTATAAGTAATATAGGTAGTTTTGGAAATCTTTTTGGCACACCGATCATACATCAGCCACAAGTAGCTATTATGGCGATAGGTTTAATTCAGAAAAAATTGTCTATAATAGAAACTCCAAAAGGAGATTTAATAGGGATAAGACATAAAACTTATTTATCTCATTCTTATGATCATCGTGTAATAGATGGTGTTTTAGGTGGATGTTTTGCTAAAAAAGTAGCTTTATATTTAGAAAAATTTAATTGTTATACAAAAATATAA
- a CDS encoding inorganic diphosphatase: MEISFDALIEIPKGSRNKYEFDKKNNLIRLDRVLYSPMSYPTDYGFVPKTLSMDGDPLDVLVFLTEPTIPGCLIKVKPIGIFFMIDEKGEDEKIICVPVSDPNYNIINNIDEIALHTKKEIEHFFLVYKDLENKKVKIGNWKDQKEAIYVYKQSCLRYQNSLTKM, from the coding sequence ATGGAAATTAGTTTTGATGCACTTATTGAAATTCCTAAAGGAAGTAGAAATAAATATGAATTTGATAAAAAAAATAATCTAATTCGATTAGATCGAGTATTATATTCTCCCATGAGTTATCCTACAGATTATGGTTTTGTTCCAAAAACTCTTTCTATGGATGGAGATCCATTAGATGTATTAGTTTTTTTAACAGAACCTACAATTCCGGGTTGTTTAATAAAAGTAAAACCTATAGGAATTTTTTTTATGATAGATGAAAAAGGAGAAGACGAAAAAATTATTTGTGTTCCCGTTTCAGATCCCAATTATAATATTATAAACAATATAGATGAAATTGCTTTACATACTAAAAAAGAAATAGAACATTTTTTTTTGGTATATAAAGATTTAGAAAACAAAAAAGTAAAAATAGGAAACTGGAAAGATCAAAAAGAAGCTATATATGTATATAAACAATCTTGTTTGCGGTATCAAAATTCTTTAACGAAAATGTAA
- the aspS gene encoding aspartate--tRNA ligase: MYRTHNCGELNIKDVGKEVILSGWIQKIRNLGSLFFIDIRDYFGITQLIISKKSVKKNFFLGKEYLIQVKGKVVERLSKNYNISTGEIEISIDHIELLNSSLSLPFTIENKTDGNEEIRMIYRYLDIRRNPIKNNLIARHNLSLEIRNFLSKNGFLEVETPVLINSTPEGARSFVVPSRTHINKFYALAQSPQLFKQLLMIGGIDKYFQIVKCFRDEDSRSDRQIEFTQIDCEMSFVKVHDVLVFFEHFIKHIFKKIKNIQLDSFPCISYFDAIKKYGTDSPDIRFNMSFVELNDLVQKKDINFLKKQELVIGIKVERFQDNNNNNEINSFLKKIEKKNFFWIKYLYDKTLLYSKQKFLNDKIIKIFIKHFEAIPGELLFFSYGKKRDTRKELGKIRSKIADFLNLKNYKIFKPLWITDLPLLEWEEKSKKYKSVHHPFTSPKEEDIYLLEINPKKIRSKSYDLIINGIEIGSGSIRIHNKKIQNLIFKHLGLSQKEIESKFGFFIKAFEYGIPPHGGIAFGLDRLINLLEGNDNIKNFIAFPKNNYGKDIMINAPSFLEKEKLKELHFR, from the coding sequence ATGTATAGAACACATAATTGTGGAGAATTAAATATAAAAGATGTAGGAAAAGAAGTAATATTGTCTGGTTGGATTCAAAAAATAAGGAATTTAGGATCTTTATTTTTTATAGATATTAGAGATTATTTTGGTATTACACAATTAATTATTTCTAAAAAATCAGTAAAAAAAAATTTTTTTCTGGGAAAAGAATATTTAATTCAAGTAAAAGGAAAGGTAGTAGAAAGATTATCTAAAAATTATAATATTTCCACAGGAGAAATAGAAATATCAATTGATCATATAGAATTATTAAATTCATCTTTATCTCTTCCTTTTACTATAGAAAATAAAACAGATGGAAATGAAGAGATTAGGATGATTTATCGATATCTTGATATTAGACGAAATCCTATTAAAAATAATTTAATCGCTCGTCATAATTTATCTTTGGAAATACGTAATTTTCTGTCTAAAAATGGATTTCTTGAAGTAGAAACTCCTGTTTTGATAAATTCAACTCCAGAAGGAGCCAGAAGTTTTGTTGTTCCTTCTAGAACTCATATTAATAAATTCTATGCATTAGCTCAATCTCCACAATTATTTAAACAATTATTGATGATAGGAGGTATAGATAAATATTTTCAAATTGTTAAATGCTTTAGAGACGAAGACTCTCGCTCTGATAGACAAATAGAATTCACTCAAATAGATTGTGAAATGTCTTTTGTGAAAGTTCATGATGTATTAGTATTTTTCGAACATTTTATTAAACATATTTTTAAAAAAATTAAGAATATTCAATTAGATTCTTTTCCTTGTATTTCTTATTTTGATGCTATAAAAAAGTATGGTACAGATTCTCCTGATATTCGTTTTAATATGTCTTTTGTAGAATTAAATGATTTAGTTCAAAAAAAAGATATTAATTTTTTGAAAAAACAAGAATTGGTAATAGGAATTAAAGTCGAAAGATTCCAGGACAATAACAATAATAATGAAATTAATTCTTTCTTGAAAAAAATAGAAAAAAAAAATTTTTTTTGGATAAAATATTTATATGATAAAACTTTACTTTATTCTAAACAAAAATTTTTAAACGATAAAATTATAAAAATATTTATCAAACATTTTGAAGCTATACCTGGTGAATTATTATTTTTTTCCTATGGGAAAAAAAGAGATACTAGAAAAGAACTTGGAAAAATACGATCAAAAATAGCAGATTTTTTGAATTTAAAAAATTATAAAATTTTTAAACCTTTATGGATTACAGATTTACCTCTTTTAGAATGGGAAGAAAAATCTAAAAAATATAAATCTGTACATCATCCGTTTACTAGTCCAAAAGAGGAGGATATTTATTTATTGGAAATAAATCCAAAAAAGATTCGTTCTAAATCTTATGATTTGATTATAAATGGAATAGAGATTGGTAGTGGATCTATACGCATTCATAATAAAAAAATACAAAATTTAATTTTTAAACATTTAGGATTATCTCAAAAAGAAATAGAATCTAAATTTGGTTTTTTTATCAAAGCCTTTGAATATGGTATTCCTCCTCATGGAGGAATAGCTTTTGGATTAGATCGACTAATTAATCTTTTAGAAGGAAATGATAATATAAAAAATTTCATTGCTTTTCCAAAAAATAATTATGGAAAAGATATAATGATAAATGCTCCATCTTTTTTAGAAAAAGAAAAATTAAAAGAATTACATTTTCGTTAA
- the infB gene encoding translation initiation factor IF-2, translated as MDNKIRLKTVLTKFNISLQRVISFLKKKGIEIENNPNAKIEEKVYKSLVREFQTYKEIRDASEKVFLQKRMEKEKIKKELKYIQNCEIIRAKSEKLIGFKKIGKIDIDILDQKYGTKETKEKKNQEKENKFKNNNKPEHIDTIYQKLDGVMLTGDRIDLSQFEKKRTKSEIKKKRRRIKKEIFIEEMKNVHTGKKQNKERKSSFSNSKEKKIEKPKSKKNVQKSIITEEQIKKQIKETLEKLSSKGMKSKASKARREKRQSKKEKRLIQNEMENKKEEKILKLAEFTTVNELASMMKVNATDVIVSCMSLGIMVTMNQRLDAEILTLVADEFGFNVKFVGLDLEEAVQDDKDLEEQLELRPPIITVMGHVDHGKTSLLDYIRNTNVIAGEAGGITQHIAAYSVECSNHQSITFLDTPGHEAFTAMRARGAQITDIAIIVIAADDHIMPQTKEAISHAQAANVPIIFVFNKMDKSNANSDKIREQLANLNFLVQEWGGKYTTQEISAKLGTGIDKLLEKVLLVSQSLNLKANPNKPAIGTVIEASLDKGRGYITTLLIQGGTLKVGDYVLAGSHHGKVKNILDERGKSIFLAGPSKPITILGLSGAPTAGDKFKVFKDEKEAKQLASRREQLQREQNIRAQKHLTLDEIGRRIALGDFKELKIIIKGDVDGSVEAIADALQKLSTKTIIVNIIYKGVGQITESDVLLASASDAIIIGFNVRPNIGAKNIAKKENIEIRTYSIIYNVTNDIQEAMDGMLSPDIKEKILGNAEIREIFKIPKIGTIAGCMVTEGKLLRQAKVRLIREGIVIHNGEFTSLKRFKEDVKEVSKGYECGLGIKNYHNLRFGDLIEVYEELYDKKN; from the coding sequence ATGGATAATAAAATAAGATTAAAAACAGTATTAACCAAATTTAATATTTCTTTACAAAGAGTAATTAGTTTTTTAAAAAAAAAAGGAATTGAAATAGAAAATAATCCTAATGCAAAAATAGAAGAAAAAGTATACAAGTCTCTTGTCCGAGAATTTCAAACATACAAAGAAATACGAGATGCTTCTGAGAAAGTTTTTTTGCAAAAAAGAATGGAAAAAGAAAAAATAAAAAAAGAATTGAAATATATTCAAAATTGCGAAATTATACGGGCAAAATCAGAAAAACTAATTGGATTTAAAAAAATAGGAAAAATAGATATTGATATATTAGATCAAAAATATGGGACTAAAGAAACTAAAGAAAAAAAAAATCAAGAAAAAGAAAATAAATTTAAAAATAACAATAAACCTGAACATATAGATACTATCTATCAAAAATTAGATGGAGTTATGTTGACAGGAGACCGAATAGATTTATCTCAATTTGAAAAAAAGAGAACAAAATCAGAAATTAAGAAAAAACGAAGAAGAATTAAAAAAGAAATTTTCATTGAAGAAATGAAAAATGTTCATACAGGAAAAAAACAAAATAAAGAAAGAAAATCTTCCTTTTCTAATTCTAAGGAAAAAAAAATAGAAAAGCCAAAAAGTAAAAAAAATGTACAAAAATCAATAATTACTGAAGAACAAATAAAAAAACAAATTAAAGAAACTTTAGAAAAGTTATCGTCTAAAGGTATGAAGTCAAAAGCTTCAAAAGCTAGAAGAGAAAAACGTCAATCTAAAAAAGAAAAAAGGCTTATACAAAATGAAATGGAAAATAAAAAGGAAGAAAAAATTCTTAAATTGGCTGAATTTACTACAGTTAATGAATTAGCATCTATGATGAAAGTTAATGCTACTGATGTGATTGTGTCTTGTATGTCTTTAGGTATCATGGTCACGATGAATCAAAGGTTAGATGCAGAAATATTGACTTTAGTAGCAGACGAATTTGGATTTAATGTAAAATTTGTTGGATTAGATTTAGAAGAGGCGGTTCAAGATGATAAAGATTTAGAAGAACAATTAGAACTTCGACCTCCCATTATTACTGTTATGGGACATGTAGATCATGGCAAAACATCTTTATTAGATTATATTAGAAACACTAATGTTATTGCAGGTGAAGCAGGTGGCATCACTCAACATATAGCCGCTTATAGTGTTGAATGTTCAAATCATCAAAGTATCACTTTTTTAGATACTCCGGGTCATGAAGCTTTTACAGCTATGCGTGCAAGAGGAGCACAAATAACAGATATTGCAATTATAGTTATAGCGGCGGATGATCATATTATGCCTCAAACTAAAGAAGCAATTAGTCATGCTCAAGCCGCTAATGTTCCTATTATTTTTGTTTTTAATAAAATGGACAAATCTAATGCAAATTCTGATAAAATTAGAGAACAATTAGCTAATTTGAATTTTTTAGTACAAGAATGGGGGGGAAAATATACAACTCAAGAAATCTCCGCAAAATTGGGTACTGGAATAGACAAATTATTAGAAAAAGTTCTTTTAGTTTCTCAATCATTAAATTTAAAAGCGAACCCAAATAAACCTGCTATAGGAACAGTTATAGAAGCTTCTTTAGATAAAGGAAGAGGATATATTACTACACTTCTCATACAAGGAGGAACATTAAAAGTAGGAGATTATGTTTTGGCAGGAAGTCATCATGGAAAAGTAAAAAATATTTTAGATGAACGAGGAAAATCTATTTTTTTAGCAGGGCCATCTAAACCTATTACTATATTAGGATTGAGTGGAGCTCCTACTGCTGGAGACAAATTTAAAGTATTTAAAGATGAAAAAGAAGCTAAACAACTTGCTTCTAGAAGAGAACAATTACAAAGAGAACAAAATATACGAGCTCAAAAACATCTTACATTGGATGAAATAGGAAGACGTATAGCATTAGGTGATTTTAAAGAATTGAAAATTATTATTAAAGGAGACGTAGATGGATCCGTTGAAGCTATTGCTGATGCTCTTCAAAAATTATCTACAAAAACTATTATTGTTAATATTATTTATAAAGGAGTAGGTCAAATTACCGAATCTGATGTTTTATTAGCAAGTGCTTCAGATGCTATTATCATAGGATTTAATGTTCGTCCTAATATTGGAGCTAAAAATATAGCAAAAAAAGAAAATATAGAAATACGAACATATTCAATCATATATAATGTAACAAATGATATTCAAGAAGCTATGGATGGAATGTTATCTCCCGATATTAAAGAAAAAATATTAGGAAATGCTGAAATTAGAGAAATATTTAAAATACCAAAAATAGGAACTATAGCCGGATGTATGGTTACAGAAGGAAAATTATTACGTCAAGCAAAAGTAAGATTGATTCGAGAAGGAATTGTTATTCATAATGGAGAATTTACTTCTCTTAAACGTTTTAAAGAAGATGTAAAAGAAGTTTCAAAAGGATATGAATGTGGATTAGGAATAAAGAATTATCATAATCTAAGATTTGGAGATCTTATAGAAGTTTATGAAGAATTATATGATAAAAAAAATTAA
- the nusA gene encoding transcription termination factor NusA, which yields MDNEALIGSFSDFKYEKNIDRVSLMAILEESIRCVLRKKYESSKNYDIIVNPDQGDLEIWRNRIVVQDGKVKDINKEIELSTAKKIEPDFEIGEEVTEKVELQSLGRRAILSLKQNLLSKINEYDNTNTYKKFKKKIGEIINVEVYHILPKQIIMRDDEQNEMVLPKQEQIPSDFFRKGDPVRALVKRVDWKDNKPFAILTRKDESFLEELLKLEIPEVSDGLITVKKVARIPGEKAKVAVESYDDRIDPVGACVGMKGSRIHPIVRELKNENIDVINYTSNIQLYITRALNPAKVSMMEVNEEHKYVNVYVKIEEISKAIGKGGQNIKLASQLTGYKIHIFRDFPYEDDVELTEFSDEIESEVLEKFHKVGLNTAKSILNYNKNDLRKRTNLEEKTINKVFTILKKEFEEEFNINT from the coding sequence ATGGATAATGAAGCTTTAATAGGTTCTTTTTCAGATTTTAAATATGAAAAAAATATAGATAGAGTAAGTCTTATGGCTATTTTAGAAGAATCTATACGGTGTGTTTTAAGAAAAAAATATGAATCATCAAAAAATTACGATATTATTGTAAATCCAGATCAAGGTGATTTAGAAATATGGAGAAACCGTATAGTAGTACAAGATGGTAAAGTAAAAGATATAAATAAGGAAATAGAATTATCTACAGCCAAAAAAATAGAACCCGATTTTGAAATCGGAGAAGAGGTGACAGAAAAAGTAGAATTACAATCTTTAGGTCGTAGAGCTATTTTGTCTCTAAAACAAAATTTACTATCTAAAATTAATGAATATGATAATACAAATACCTATAAAAAATTTAAAAAAAAAATAGGAGAAATTATTAATGTAGAAGTTTACCATATTTTACCAAAACAAATAATTATGAGGGATGATGAACAAAATGAGATGGTTTTACCTAAACAAGAACAAATTCCAAGTGATTTTTTTAGAAAAGGAGATCCAGTTAGAGCTTTAGTTAAGCGAGTAGACTGGAAAGATAATAAACCTTTTGCTATTTTGACTAGAAAAGATGAATCTTTTTTAGAAGAACTTTTAAAATTAGAAATACCAGAAGTCTCTGATGGATTAATTACCGTAAAAAAAGTGGCACGTATTCCAGGAGAAAAAGCTAAAGTAGCTGTAGAATCATATGATGATCGTATAGATCCAGTTGGAGCTTGTGTAGGAATGAAGGGATCAAGAATTCATCCTATTGTTAGAGAATTAAAAAATGAAAATATTGATGTAATTAATTATACCTCTAATATACAATTATATATAACACGGGCTTTAAATCCTGCTAAAGTTTCTATGATGGAAGTAAATGAGGAACATAAATATGTAAATGTATATGTAAAAATTGAAGAGATATCGAAAGCAATTGGAAAAGGAGGACAAAATATAAAATTAGCGAGTCAATTAACCGGATACAAAATTCATATTTTTAGAGATTTTCCTTATGAAGATGATGTAGAACTAACAGAATTTTCTGACGAAATAGAATCAGAAGTATTAGAAAAATTTCATAAGGTGGGGTTAAATACTGCGAAATCTATTTTAAATTATAACAAAAATGATTTAAGAAAACGAACTAATCTTGAAGAAAAAACCATAAATAAAGTATTCACCATATTGAAAAAAGAATTTGAAGAAGAATTTAATATAAATACATAA
- a CDS encoding mechanosensitive ion channel family protein, which produces MFYKIFFEKIITITFEIQGIYEFTHNLDLKKWGTITLIIIGKMLLFTIFIIILEFIFNKGIRFIGRRIVSSTHFVWDNILYENKVFDSLAHFLPLSIGLILIEPFFKNYHTIIIYLEKVFDILFVLIVLQFLIRVVNSIMRIATSENNHQTIAVRSFSQLLKIISIIFCILIIIAILTKNDLITILTSLGAITAFVILVFRDTILGFVSGVQMASTKMIKVGDWIRIPKYNIEGTVIEINLTSAKIENFDKTITSVPTYDLISTAVTNFEFMRQKNIRRIKRSILFNIQSFHFCNSDQLNKFQNVYLIKNYIQEKKKEINIFNRKQNIDVSININGRRLTNIGLFRQYALEYLAQHPKISQSETLMVRHLEPTPYGLPVELYCFTNTSESIKYEQIQASVFDHLLTVAKEFNLEVTQVTRKETIEKW; this is translated from the coding sequence ATGTTTTATAAAATTTTTTTTGAAAAAATAATCACAATTACTTTTGAAATTCAGGGAATTTATGAATTTACCCATAATTTAGATTTAAAAAAATGGGGAACCATAACTCTAATTATAATTGGTAAAATGTTACTTTTTACTATATTTATAATAATTTTAGAGTTTATTTTCAATAAAGGAATTCGTTTTATAGGCAGAAGAATAGTAAGCTCGACTCATTTTGTTTGGGATAATATTTTATATGAAAATAAAGTTTTTGATAGTTTAGCACATTTTTTACCATTATCTATTGGTTTAATATTAATTGAACCGTTTTTTAAAAACTATCATACAATTATCATTTATTTAGAAAAAGTATTTGATATATTATTCGTTTTAATTGTTTTACAATTTTTAATTCGAGTAGTAAATTCTATTATGAGAATAGCCACAAGTGAAAATAATCATCAAACTATAGCGGTTCGTTCTTTTTCACAATTACTGAAAATTATATCCATTATATTTTGCATTTTAATTATTATTGCTATTCTTACAAAAAATGATCTCATTACTATTTTAACCAGTTTAGGAGCTATCACCGCTTTTGTAATCTTGGTTTTTAGAGATACAATACTTGGATTTGTTTCAGGAGTGCAAATGGCTTCCACTAAAATGATAAAAGTAGGAGATTGGATAAGAATTCCTAAATATAATATAGAAGGAACCGTTATTGAAATTAATTTAACTTCCGCAAAGATAGAGAATTTTGACAAAACTATTACTAGTGTTCCTACTTATGACTTAATTTCTACAGCCGTTACTAATTTTGAATTTATGCGTCAAAAAAATATACGTAGAATTAAAAGATCTATCTTATTCAACATACAATCTTTTCATTTTTGTAATTCAGATCAATTAAACAAATTTCAGAACGTATATTTAATAAAAAATTATATACAAGAAAAAAAAAAAGAAATAAATATTTTCAATAGAAAACAAAATATAGATGTAAGTATTAATATTAATGGAAGAAGATTAACAAATATTGGTCTTTTTCGTCAATATGCATTAGAATATTTGGCACAACATCCAAAAATATCGCAATCAGAAACTCTAATGGTGAGACATTTGGAACCGACTCCTTATGGCTTACCTGTAGAATTATATTGTTTTACAAATACCTCTGAATCTATAAAATATGAACAGATACAAGCCAGTGTTTTTGATCATTTATTAACAGTGGCAAAAGAATTTAATTTAGAAGTCACACAAGTTACTAGAAAAGAAACTATAGAAAAATGGTAA
- a CDS encoding pyridoxine 5'-phosphate synthase, with protein sequence MVRLSVNLNKIATLRNARGGNIPNVLQVAIDVQKFGCQGITIHPRPDERHITYKDVYDINSVITTELNIEGNPTEKFMKLVLDIKPTQVTLVPDSENIITSNSGWNTFLYQDFLTDKIKILKNYGIRTSIFLDPKPELVSYAANTGADRIELYTGHFAIGYAKKKWSCIDPYINTAKMILKNHMLINAGHDLNLDNIYFLIKKIPNISEVSIGHALINESIYMGLENTIQSYLKRIHNKYRRNDTTF encoded by the coding sequence ATGGTAAGATTAAGTGTAAATTTAAATAAGATAGCTACATTAAGAAATGCAAGGGGGGGAAATATTCCCAATGTTTTGCAAGTAGCAATAGATGTTCAAAAATTCGGATGTCAAGGAATCACCATACATCCACGTCCTGATGAAAGACATATTACATACAAAGATGTTTATGATATAAATTCTGTAATTACAACAGAATTAAACATTGAAGGAAATCCTACTGAAAAATTTATGAAATTAGTATTAGATATTAAACCTACACAAGTTACTTTAGTACCTGATTCTGAAAATATTATAACATCAAATTCTGGATGGAATACTTTTTTATATCAAGATTTTTTAACTGATAAAATTAAAATATTAAAAAATTATGGAATTCGTACTTCCATATTTTTAGATCCAAAACCAGAATTAGTATCATATGCTGCAAATACAGGAGCAGATAGAATAGAATTATATACAGGACATTTTGCTATAGGATATGCAAAAAAAAAATGGAGTTGCATTGATCCTTATATTAATACAGCAAAAATGATTCTTAAAAATCATATGTTAATTAATGCTGGACATGATTTAAATCTAGATAATATTTATTTTTTAATTAAAAAAATACCCAATATATCAGAAGTATCAATTGGACATGCTTTAATTAATGAATCCATATATATGGGGCTAGAAAATACAATACAAAGTTATTTGAAAAGAATTCATAATAAATATCGACGAAATGATACTACATTCTAA
- a CDS encoding alpha/beta fold hydrolase encodes MILHSKIYGSGYPPVLVIHGLFGNGDNWISFAKKFEKNHQIHLLDMRNHGKSFVSNKMNYDIMSDDILKYIYYHKLNHPILLGHSMGGKTVMKFSIKYPIIPKKIIIVDISPKDYIDDNQKKLIHILKKVDFNIINTRKDLDFFLKTWISNIKIRSFFSKCVKKQKNGKLCFCFSLLNIEKNYDSLIHKKIENGSYHGPVLFLRGEYSNYILEKDYNHIQQLFPKCKIWTIIKSDHWIHIDNPIDFYNKIGVFLNET; translated from the coding sequence ATGATACTACATTCTAAAATTTATGGATCTGGTTATCCTCCTGTTTTAGTAATTCACGGTTTGTTTGGTAATGGAGATAATTGGATTTCTTTTGCTAAAAAATTTGAAAAAAATCATCAAATTCATTTATTAGACATGAGAAATCATGGAAAAAGTTTTGTTTCTAACAAAATGAATTATGATATTATGTCAGATGATATACTAAAATATATTTATTATCATAAATTAAATCATCCTATATTATTAGGACATTCTATGGGAGGAAAGACTGTTATGAAATTTTCTATAAAATATCCTATTATTCCAAAAAAAATTATTATTGTGGATATCAGTCCTAAGGATTACATTGATGACAATCAAAAAAAATTGATCCATATTTTAAAAAAAGTAGATTTTAATATTATTAATACAAGAAAAGATTTAGATTTTTTTTTAAAAACATGGATTTCTAATATAAAAATCAGGTCGTTTTTTTCTAAATGTGTTAAAAAACAAAAAAATGGAAAACTATGTTTTTGTTTTTCTTTATTAAACATTGAAAAAAATTATGATTCTTTAATTCATAAAAAAATAGAAAATGGTTCATATCATGGTCCTGTCCTATTTTTACGAGGAGAATATTCAAATTATATTCTTGAAAAAGATTATAATCATATACAACAGTTATTTCCAAAATGTAAAATTTGGACCATAATAAAATCTGATCACTGGATTCATATAGATAATCCCATTGATTTTTATAATAAAATCGGAGTTTTTTTAAACGAAACATAA